Proteins encoded together in one Tripterygium wilfordii isolate XIE 37 chromosome 14, ASM1340144v1, whole genome shotgun sequence window:
- the LOC120015042 gene encoding uncharacterized protein LOC120015042, which yields MELQLVSLDHFHQHDFVFSEELLNNTDGGETLCNVCLEPAGLLGATYNCIDCYFFLHKTCAELPSQIKHPLHRKHGLVLLPNSPYRGRYGCDFCGIGSENYVYHCSTCQFDLHPKCAMLHRCFIQPESQNHRFTRLSRSDPFTCNFCGIYTDRWIPIEFVDRDRSPSSCTECHIVVHRKCISLSRSHTINIARHYHSITHTYFITENESVDIKCRICSEEVNREFGSYCCHECRFVCHVNCAQDCEMGNSSYSLDEELIYWPQIEDDDILVQESDHCSHKHRLTLEVDHEVKDNTYCDGCIQPISAPFYRCEKCNFNLHKLCNELPPKINHPFHKRHPLTLFSKPVGAYICDACSRYCNGFMYSCSICEFSPKIDVRCALVNTLKFNHDGHQHPLTLTINNNSNIDCGKCIACGTTGSRYLLKCNACSFSLDYRCATLPRTVKHMYDDKHPFELTYRTIDDGSDEYYCDICEEERNQHHWYYYCAKCDYAAHLGCALGVAPFIKGGRLYGRSSSVHHHDLFYERMANYGPPCSSCGKRCYDVSLECHELDCNFRLHCHCIFNCYI from the coding sequence ATGGAGCTTCAACTGGTATCTTTGGATCACTTCCACCAGCATGATTTTGTGTTCAGTGAAGAGCTATTAAATAACACTGATGGTGGGGAAACTTTATGTAATGTGTGTTTGGAACCAGCGGGGCTGTTGGGTGCTACCTACAATTGCATCGACTGCTATTTCTTTCTCCACAAGACTTGTGCAGAGCTACCCAGTCAAATCAAGCACCCCCTTCACCGCAAACATGGTCTTGTTCTTCTCCCAAATTCACCGTATCGTGGCAGATATGGTTGTGATTTCTGTGGCATAGGGTCTGAAAACTACGTCTACCATTGTTCTACTTGCCAGTTTGACCTGCACCCCAAGTGTGCTATGCTACACCGATGCTTCATTCAGCCGGAAAGTCAAAATCATCGCTTCACTCGCTTGAGCAGGTCAGATCCATTTACTTGCAATTTCTGTGGCATCTATACAGACCGTTGGATACCTATTGAATTCGTCGATCGTGATCGCAGCCCTTCTTCATGCACCGAGTGCCATATCGTTGTCCATAGGAAATGCATCTCACTGTCACGCTCACACACAATCAATATAGCACGACATTATCATTCCATCACCCACACTTACTTCATTACTGAAAATGAATCAGTTGATATCAAGTGTAGAATTTGTTCTGAGGAAGTGAACAGGGAATTCGGAAGCTATTGCTGTCATGAATGTCGTTTCGTTTGCCATGTGAATTGTGCACAAGATTGCGAAATGGGTAACAGTTCATATTCATTAGATGAGGAGCTGATCTATTGGCCTCAGATTGAGGACGACGACATATTAGTCCAAGAGAGTGATCATTGTAGCCACAAACATAGGTTAACTCTGGAGGTAGATCATGAGGTTAAGGACAATACATATTGTGATGGTTGCATCCAACCCATCTCTGCACCATTCTACCGGTGCGAAAAATGCAATTTTAATCTTCATAAACTGTGCAATGAATTACCTCCCAAGATAAATCACCCATTCCACAAAAGACATCCCCTTACCCTCTTTTCAAAACCAGTTGGCGCTTACATTTGTGATGCTTGTTCAAGATATTGCAACGGATTCATGTATAGTTGTAGCATTTGCGAGTTTTCGCCCAAAATAGATGTAAGATGTGCTTTAGTTAATACATTGAAGTTCAACCATGATGGTCATCAGCACCCGCTCACTCTCACAATCAATAATAATTCTAATATTGATTGCGGCAAGTGTATTGCCTGTGGTACTACCGGTTCACGCTACTTGCTAAAATGCAACGCTTGTTCCTTCAGCTTGGACTACAGATGCGCCACTCTACCTCGTACAGTCAAACACATGTATGATGATAAACATCCTTTTGAGCTCACATATCGTACAATCGATGATGGGTCCGATGAGTATTATTGTGAtatttgtgaagaagaaagaaatcaaCATCATTGGTATTACTATTGCGCCAAATGTGACTATGCTGCTCATCTCGGATGTGCTCTGGGTGTGGCACCTTTCATCAAGGGAGGAAGACTTTACGGAAGATCAAGTTCCGTTCACCATCACGATCTCTTTTATGAACGAATGGCGAATTACGGGCCTCCTTGTAGTTCATGTGGTAAGAGATGCTATGATGTGTCACTTGAATGTCACGAGTTGGACTGCAATTTTAGGCTTCATTGCCACTGTATATTTAACTGctatatatga